One part of the Lapillicoccus jejuensis genome encodes these proteins:
- a CDS encoding stage II sporulation protein M, whose translation MTALVHRPLQIVRDERRPFLALNAVAFGLVLLGLVLGLAVPSLHQSQVATLDQTGQTDLVLRVFRTPWLFALTILGVNTLTVGAALIVLPSMVVPFLGIVLFGWKALTIGMALAPTSPTLWVAFIPHSLTVVVEFEAYVLLLLGAWVLGRSWLRPASLGATSRRRAYLLGLQRLGWLSAASFVLLVVGAVWEAYSLTQLLPWLVHTLVGPTR comes from the coding sequence ATGACCGCTCTCGTCCATCGCCCCCTGCAGATCGTCCGCGACGAACGCCGCCCCTTCCTCGCGCTCAACGCCGTCGCCTTCGGGCTGGTCCTGCTCGGGCTGGTGCTCGGCCTCGCCGTCCCGTCCCTGCACCAGAGCCAGGTCGCCACGCTGGACCAGACAGGTCAGACCGACCTGGTGCTGCGCGTCTTCCGCACCCCGTGGCTCTTCGCGCTGACGATCCTCGGGGTCAACACCCTCACGGTCGGTGCGGCGCTCATCGTCCTGCCGTCGATGGTCGTGCCGTTCCTCGGCATCGTCCTGTTCGGGTGGAAGGCCCTGACGATCGGGATGGCGCTCGCCCCCACCAGCCCGACCCTGTGGGTCGCTTTCATCCCGCACTCGCTGACCGTCGTCGTCGAGTTCGAGGCGTACGTGCTGCTCCTGCTCGGCGCCTGGGTGCTGGGCCGGTCCTGGCTGCGACCGGCGTCGCTCGGCGCCACGAGCCGACGCCGCGCGTACCTGCTCGGCCTGCAGCGTCTGGGGTGGCTGTCGGCGGCCTCGTTCGTCCTCCTCGTGGTCGGTGCGGTGTGGGAGGCCTACTCCCTGACCCAGCTGCTGCCGTGGCTCGTCCACACCCTCGTGGGGCCGACGCGGTGA
- a CDS encoding NAD-dependent succinate-semialdehyde dehydrogenase — MTGHTLIDPATGETGRTVPFLDAAGLEAAIDLAHRASREWGRRTGVAERAALVARLGELHTEHREELAAAIVREMGKPMEQALGEVDFCADIYAYTAEIAEAQLADEEITLRGDASGRALVRSAPYGVLLGVMPWNFPAYQVARFAAPNLAAGNTILLKHAPACPESAAIIARLAREAGFPEGAYVDLVADNDQVATVIADPRVAGVSLTGSERAGRAVAEIAGRNLKKVVLELGGSDPFIVLSTDDLDATVEQAVAARLDNNGQSCNAAKRMLVVDELYDAFLEKLTAALLAVRPGSPTADGAQLGPLSSSAAAERLAEQVDRAVAHGATAHRAAERDGTFFAPVVLTGVTADNPVYAEELFGPVATVYRVADEAEAVRVANDTSYGLGSYVVTTDPDQALRVADALDTGMVFVNTVLADAAELPFGGVKSSGFGRELGRAGFVEFVNRKLIRIA; from the coding sequence ATGACGGGCCACACCCTCATCGACCCCGCGACCGGCGAGACCGGCCGCACCGTCCCCTTCCTCGACGCGGCCGGCCTGGAGGCGGCCATCGACCTCGCCCACCGAGCGAGCCGCGAGTGGGGCCGCCGGACCGGCGTCGCCGAGCGCGCCGCCCTCGTCGCGCGGCTCGGCGAGCTGCACACCGAGCACCGCGAGGAGCTCGCCGCGGCCATCGTCCGCGAGATGGGCAAGCCGATGGAGCAGGCCCTCGGCGAGGTCGACTTCTGCGCCGACATCTACGCCTACACCGCCGAGATCGCCGAGGCCCAGCTGGCCGACGAGGAGATCACCCTGCGCGGTGACGCGAGCGGGAGGGCGCTCGTGCGCAGCGCGCCGTACGGCGTCCTGCTCGGCGTCATGCCGTGGAACTTCCCCGCCTACCAGGTCGCCCGCTTCGCCGCCCCGAACCTCGCGGCCGGCAACACGATCCTGCTCAAGCACGCCCCGGCCTGCCCGGAGTCGGCGGCGATCATCGCCCGCCTCGCGCGCGAGGCCGGGTTCCCCGAGGGCGCGTACGTCGACCTCGTCGCCGACAACGACCAGGTCGCCACCGTCATCGCCGACCCGCGCGTCGCCGGGGTCTCGCTCACCGGCTCCGAGCGCGCCGGCCGCGCCGTCGCCGAGATCGCCGGGCGGAACCTCAAGAAGGTCGTCCTCGAGCTCGGCGGGTCCGACCCGTTCATCGTCCTGTCGACCGACGACCTCGACGCCACCGTCGAGCAGGCGGTCGCCGCGCGGCTGGACAACAACGGCCAGTCCTGCAACGCGGCCAAGCGGATGCTCGTCGTCGACGAGCTGTACGACGCCTTCCTCGAGAAGCTCACGGCCGCCCTGCTCGCCGTCCGGCCGGGCTCGCCCACCGCGGACGGCGCGCAGCTCGGCCCGCTCTCGTCGTCGGCGGCCGCCGAGCGGCTGGCGGAGCAGGTCGACCGCGCCGTCGCGCACGGCGCCACCGCGCACCGCGCCGCCGAGCGGGACGGCACCTTCTTCGCGCCCGTCGTGCTCACCGGCGTGACCGCCGACAACCCGGTCTACGCCGAGGAGCTCTTCGGGCCCGTCGCGACCGTCTACCGCGTCGCCGACGAGGCGGAGGCCGTGCGGGTGGCCAACGACACGTCGTACGGGCTGGGGTCGTACGTCGTGACGACCGACCCGGACCAGGCGCTGCGCGTGGCCGACGCCCTCGACACCGGCATGGTCTTCGTCAACACGGTCCTCGCCGACGCCGCCGAGCTGCCCTTCGGCGGGGTGAAGTCCTCCGGCTTCGGCCGCGAGCTCGGCCGCGCCGGCTTCGTCGAGTTCGTCAACCGCAAGCTCATCCGCATCGCGTGA
- a CDS encoding lyase family protein, producing MSGLLEPGAARGLGLADDEAVLEAMVDVESAWLRVQGRLGLLTPDEVAVAARDGLGADDLDAGWLADWAEGAGNPVPALVEVLRAGARGNGVPDRVVTAIHRGLTSQDVVDTALVLVSRQALTRMGASLTAAGDAAARLAREHRDTLMLARTLTQPALPTTFGYKVTGWLGALDDAVVELRGVVRALPVQCGGAAGTLAAVEVLAPTRATLAVAMLAEELGLVDPGRPWHTDRGAMTRIGDVLVRCADVLGKIAADVLTLSRPEIGELQEPAAAGRGGSSTLPQKRNPVLSVLVRSVAIEAPYLGATLHAAAGLAVDERPDGAWHAEWGALLRLLRRVLVAGDQVREVLDGLVVDPTAMARNVWATGPDLLAERRHLTGAASDTDDDGPLGYLGVAVELVERAVDRHRSLDPGGPA from the coding sequence GTGAGCGGGCTGCTCGAGCCCGGTGCCGCCCGCGGGCTGGGGCTCGCCGACGACGAGGCCGTCCTCGAGGCCATGGTCGACGTCGAGTCCGCGTGGCTGCGGGTCCAGGGGCGCCTCGGCCTGCTCACCCCCGACGAGGTCGCCGTCGCCGCCCGTGACGGGCTCGGGGCCGACGACCTCGACGCCGGCTGGCTCGCGGACTGGGCCGAGGGCGCCGGCAACCCCGTGCCCGCCCTCGTCGAGGTGCTGCGGGCGGGGGCGCGGGGCAACGGCGTCCCGGACCGCGTCGTCACCGCGATCCACCGCGGCCTGACGAGCCAGGACGTCGTCGACACCGCGCTCGTGCTCGTCTCCCGGCAGGCCCTGACCCGGATGGGCGCGAGCCTGACCGCCGCGGGCGACGCCGCGGCCCGGCTCGCGCGCGAGCACCGCGACACCCTCATGCTGGCCCGGACCCTCACGCAGCCCGCCCTGCCGACGACGTTCGGCTACAAGGTCACCGGGTGGCTGGGGGCGCTGGACGACGCCGTCGTCGAGCTGCGGGGCGTCGTCCGGGCACTGCCGGTCCAGTGCGGCGGAGCTGCCGGCACCCTCGCCGCCGTCGAGGTGCTGGCCCCGACGCGCGCCACCCTCGCCGTGGCGATGCTCGCCGAGGAGCTCGGGCTCGTCGACCCCGGCCGGCCCTGGCACACCGACCGCGGCGCGATGACCCGCATCGGCGACGTCCTCGTGCGCTGCGCCGACGTCCTCGGCAAGATCGCCGCCGACGTGCTCACCCTGTCGCGGCCGGAGATCGGCGAGCTGCAGGAGCCGGCGGCGGCCGGGCGCGGCGGCTCCTCGACGCTGCCGCAGAAGCGCAACCCGGTCCTGTCCGTCCTCGTGCGGTCCGTCGCCATCGAGGCGCCGTACCTCGGCGCGACGCTGCACGCCGCCGCCGGCCTGGCCGTCGACGAGCGCCCCGACGGGGCCTGGCACGCCGAGTGGGGCGCCCTGCTGCGGCTGCTGCGCCGGGTCCTCGTCGCCGGCGACCAGGTGCGCGAGGTGCTCGACGGGCTCGTCGTGGACCCGACCGCGATGGCGCGCAACGTGTGGGCCACCGGGCCCGACCTGCTCGCCGAGCGCCGGCACCTCACCGGGGCCGCGAGCGACACCGACGACGACGGGCCGCTGGGCTACCTCGGCGTCGCGGTGGAGCTGGTCGAGCGCGCCGTCGACCGGCACCGGTCCCTCGACCCGGGCGGTCCGGCGTGA
- a CDS encoding alpha/beta fold hydrolase, with translation MSLPVAVTTLRAPEHPRALLLVGPSLGTAVTPLWSSCARALPDDVRVVGWELPGHGDGPAHDHPFTVADLADAVLGATAGLRADVDGPVVLAGVSLGGAVALTVAVDHPDAVDAVAVVASGARIGEPAAWRERADLVRRAGTPVMVEGSARRWFAPGSVERDPAVAAALLDSLQHTDAGSYARCCEALASYDVTGALDRVGVPVLAVAGEHDRVATAAMGETVAAGTGGRLVVLPGAAHLPPAEQPAATARELAGLLTTLVTAPETAPETAHETAHETAHETAHETAPETAHETRTT, from the coding sequence GTGAGCCTCCCGGTCGCCGTGACGACGCTGCGGGCGCCCGAGCACCCGCGCGCCCTGCTGCTGGTGGGGCCGTCCCTCGGGACCGCGGTGACGCCGCTGTGGTCCTCGTGCGCGCGCGCCCTGCCCGACGACGTCCGCGTCGTCGGCTGGGAGCTGCCGGGGCACGGCGACGGGCCGGCCCACGACCACCCGTTCACGGTCGCGGACCTCGCCGACGCGGTGCTCGGGGCCACGGCCGGGCTGCGGGCCGACGTCGACGGACCGGTGGTCCTCGCCGGGGTCTCGCTCGGTGGCGCCGTCGCCCTCACCGTGGCCGTCGACCACCCGGACGCCGTCGACGCGGTCGCGGTCGTCGCCTCCGGGGCGAGGATCGGCGAGCCCGCGGCCTGGCGCGAGCGCGCCGACCTCGTGCGGCGGGCGGGCACGCCCGTCATGGTGGAGGGTTCGGCGCGGCGGTGGTTCGCCCCCGGCTCGGTCGAGCGCGACCCGGCCGTCGCCGCCGCCCTGCTCGACTCGCTCCAGCACACCGACGCCGGCTCCTACGCTCGGTGCTGCGAGGCGTTGGCGTCGTACGACGTCACCGGCGCGCTGGACCGGGTGGGCGTCCCCGTCCTGGCGGTCGCCGGCGAGCACGACCGGGTCGCGACCGCCGCGATGGGGGAGACCGTCGCGGCCGGCACCGGTGGCCGGCTCGTCGTCCTCCCCGGCGCCGCGCACCTGCCCCCCGCCGAGCAGCCCGCCGCCACGGCCCGCGAGCTCGCCGGCCTCCTGACCACCCTCGTGACAGCCCCCGAGACAGCCCCCGAGACAGCCCACGAGACAGCCCACGAGACAGCCCACGAGACAGCCCACGAGACAGCCCCCGAGACAGCCCACGAGACGAGGACGACATGA
- a CDS encoding 4-hydroxybenzoate 3-monooxygenase: MTVVRTDVAVVGGGPAGLLLSHLLDRAGVGTVVLDHRSHHEIATTVRAGILEQDSVRLLVESGASDRVLTEGEEHRGIELAFGGASHRIDFQELVGASVWLYPQTSVFADLAEARQAAGGDVRFGVSDVEVDGVEGDAPVVRFVGADGSRQEVRPRYVVGADGSHSTCRALVPATARRQYHREYPFAWFGILCEAPRSAPELVYCRSERGFALVSQRSETVQRMYFQCDPDEDVSGWSDDRIWDELQTRVGANGHTLVEGPVTDRAVLRFRSVVHEPMRYGRLLLAGDAAHTVPPTGAKGLNLALADVRVLAQCLQDAVRRRDAAGEDALDGYTERALARVWKAQHFSSWMTHLLHRPPGESDVEEQRQLAELRGLVESTAGRAYLAEGYTGWPEARG; the protein is encoded by the coding sequence GTGACCGTCGTCCGCACCGACGTCGCCGTCGTCGGGGGAGGCCCGGCCGGGCTGCTGCTGTCGCACCTGCTCGACCGTGCCGGGGTGGGCACGGTCGTCCTCGACCACCGCAGCCACCACGAGATCGCGACGACGGTGCGCGCCGGGATCCTCGAGCAGGACAGCGTGCGGCTGCTCGTCGAGTCGGGCGCCTCCGACCGCGTCCTCACCGAGGGCGAGGAGCACCGCGGGATCGAGCTGGCCTTCGGCGGCGCGTCGCACCGGATCGACTTCCAGGAGCTGGTCGGCGCGTCGGTGTGGCTCTACCCGCAGACGTCGGTCTTCGCCGACCTCGCCGAGGCCCGGCAGGCGGCGGGTGGGGACGTGCGGTTCGGGGTGTCCGACGTCGAGGTCGACGGCGTGGAGGGTGACGCGCCGGTGGTGCGCTTCGTCGGCGCCGACGGGTCCCGGCAGGAGGTCCGCCCCCGCTACGTCGTCGGGGCCGACGGGTCGCACAGCACCTGCCGGGCGCTCGTGCCGGCGACGGCTCGGCGGCAGTACCACCGGGAGTACCCCTTCGCGTGGTTCGGGATCCTGTGCGAGGCGCCGCGCAGCGCCCCCGAGCTCGTCTACTGCCGCTCCGAACGCGGCTTCGCCCTGGTCAGCCAGCGCAGCGAGACGGTGCAGCGGATGTACTTCCAGTGCGACCCCGACGAGGACGTCTCGGGGTGGTCCGACGACCGCATCTGGGACGAGCTGCAGACCCGGGTCGGCGCCAACGGGCACACCCTCGTCGAGGGGCCGGTCACCGACCGCGCCGTCCTGCGCTTCCGCAGCGTCGTCCACGAGCCGATGCGGTACGGGCGGCTGCTGCTCGCCGGCGACGCCGCGCACACCGTGCCGCCGACCGGGGCCAAGGGCCTCAACCTCGCCCTGGCGGACGTGCGCGTCCTCGCGCAGTGCCTGCAGGACGCCGTACGGCGACGCGACGCGGCCGGCGAGGACGCCCTCGACGGCTACACCGAGCGGGCGCTGGCGCGGGTGTGGAAGGCGCAGCACTTCTCCTCCTGGATGACCCACCTGCTGCACCGGCCGCCGGGGGAGAGCGACGTCGAGGAGCAGCGGCAGCTGGCCGAGCTGCGCGGCCTGGTGGAGTCGACGGCGGGGCGGGCCTACCTCGCCGAGGGGTACACCGGCTGGCCGGAGGCACGAGGATGA
- a CDS encoding GDSL-type esterase/lipase family protein, with protein MTPDATPLPFSTPLTGALVRGALDLEDTPRGLLPHRLPEGVRTRHADPQLAMVEAQPAGVRVAFRTSATTIELSCVPTRYAYAGLPERPLGVHDLLVDGELVRQARVPGGDTVVMDPATGTAVRRSVPAEAIRFTDLPEREKDVELWLPHQEVTELVELRADAPVAPLGDRGRRTWLHHGSSISQGSNATSPTATWVVAASLLGGVDLANLGFGGSMLLDPFTARVMRDTPADLVSVKIGINLVNADLMRLRAFTPAVHGFLDTIRDGHPDTPLLVVSPLHCAIHETTPGPGAFDVEALAEGRVAFRATGDPADLAGGRLTLAVIRAELARVVAQRAATDPHLHHLDGLALFGEADERELPLPDRLHPDTAAHRRIAERFAGRVFGAGGAFEP; from the coding sequence ATGACCCCCGACGCGACCCCTCTGCCCTTCTCCACGCCCCTCACCGGCGCCCTGGTGCGCGGCGCGCTGGACCTGGAGGACACGCCCCGCGGCCTCCTGCCCCACCGGCTGCCCGAGGGGGTACGCACCCGGCACGCCGACCCGCAGCTGGCCATGGTCGAGGCCCAGCCGGCGGGGGTCCGCGTCGCCTTCCGCACCAGCGCCACCACGATCGAGCTGAGCTGCGTCCCGACCCGGTACGCCTACGCGGGGCTGCCGGAGCGGCCGCTCGGCGTGCACGACCTGCTGGTGGACGGCGAGCTGGTCCGACAGGCCCGGGTGCCCGGCGGCGACACCGTGGTCATGGACCCGGCCACGGGGACCGCCGTACGTCGCTCCGTCCCCGCCGAGGCGATCCGCTTCACCGACCTGCCCGAGCGGGAGAAGGACGTCGAGCTCTGGCTGCCGCACCAGGAGGTGACCGAGCTGGTCGAGCTGCGCGCCGACGCCCCGGTGGCCCCGCTCGGCGACCGGGGACGGCGCACCTGGCTGCACCACGGCAGCTCCATCAGCCAGGGCTCCAACGCGACGAGCCCCACGGCCACCTGGGTGGTGGCCGCCTCGCTCCTGGGCGGCGTGGACCTGGCCAACCTCGGGTTCGGCGGCAGCATGCTGCTCGACCCGTTCACCGCCCGCGTCATGCGGGACACGCCCGCCGACCTCGTGAGCGTCAAGATCGGGATCAACCTCGTCAACGCCGACCTCATGAGGCTGCGGGCCTTCACGCCGGCGGTGCACGGCTTCCTCGACACCATCCGCGACGGCCACCCGGACACCCCGCTGCTGGTCGTCTCCCCGCTCCACTGCGCGATCCACGAGACCACCCCCGGACCGGGAGCCTTCGACGTCGAGGCCCTCGCGGAGGGGCGGGTGGCCTTCCGGGCGACCGGCGACCCGGCCGACCTGGCCGGTGGGCGGCTGACCCTCGCCGTCATCCGCGCCGAGCTCGCGCGCGTCGTCGCCCAGCGCGCGGCGACCGACCCGCACCTGCACCACCTGGACGGCCTCGCGCTCTTCGGCGAGGCGGACGAGCGGGAGCTCCCGCTGCCCGACCGTCTGCACCCGGACACCGCCGCTCACCGGCGCATCGCCGAGCGCTTCGCCGGCCGGGTCTTCGGGGCCGGGGGCGCCTTCGAGCCGTAG
- the pcaC gene encoding 4-carboxymuconolactone decarboxylase — MSEQQEQWAAGDAVRRAVLSDAHVDRSAAAATDFTAPFQDLVTRYAWGEVWTRPGLDRRTRSAITLTALVARGHWDELVLHVGAARRNGLSVAEIQEVLLQSAVYLGVPAANHAFALAQRELARLEAEEVGA; from the coding sequence ATGAGCGAGCAGCAGGAGCAGTGGGCGGCCGGGGACGCCGTACGGCGGGCGGTCCTCTCGGACGCGCACGTCGACCGGTCCGCCGCGGCCGCCACCGACTTCACCGCGCCCTTCCAGGACCTCGTCACCCGCTACGCCTGGGGGGAGGTCTGGACGCGGCCGGGGCTCGACCGGCGCACCCGCAGCGCCATCACGTTGACCGCGCTCGTCGCGCGGGGCCACTGGGACGAGCTCGTCCTGCACGTCGGTGCGGCGCGGCGCAACGGGCTGTCGGTAGCCGAGATCCAGGAGGTGCTGCTGCAGTCGGCGGTCTACCTCGGCGTCCCGGCCGCCAACCACGCCTTCGCCCTGGCGCAGCGCGAGCTGGCCCGGCTCGAGGCCGAGGAGGTGGGCGCGTGA
- a CDS encoding MerR family transcriptional regulator: MAWSTRQLADLAHTSVSTVRHYHKVGLLDVPERGLNGYKRYGVPHLVRLLRILRLADLGVPLARIAEWDREDTDLGHELDELDAELGSAMARMARAREELAVLRAHHSPVDVPPGFAPLARSLSPAQRGILLVLSAVLGPRDLDQLRDAMSVADPATDEFERLAPDADDATVERLARRMLGSARRSRRTHPALLDLTSRSPHGEQAAQDALARALVQYYHPAQLRTLQRLHALLEVGDPVAPAPTPPPEHGSSP, from the coding sequence GTGGCGTGGAGCACGCGGCAGCTCGCCGACCTCGCGCACACGAGCGTGAGCACCGTGCGGCACTACCACAAGGTCGGTCTCCTGGACGTGCCCGAGCGGGGCCTCAACGGCTACAAGCGGTACGGCGTCCCGCACCTGGTCCGGCTGCTGCGGATCCTGCGCCTCGCCGACCTGGGGGTGCCGCTGGCCCGGATCGCCGAGTGGGACCGCGAGGACACCGACCTGGGGCACGAGCTCGACGAGCTCGACGCCGAGCTGGGGTCCGCGATGGCCCGCATGGCCCGCGCCCGCGAGGAGCTGGCCGTCCTGCGGGCCCACCACTCCCCGGTGGACGTGCCACCCGGGTTCGCGCCGCTGGCCCGGTCGCTGTCGCCGGCGCAGCGCGGCATCCTCCTCGTGCTCTCCGCCGTCCTCGGACCGCGCGACCTCGACCAGCTGCGGGACGCGATGAGCGTCGCGGACCCGGCGACCGACGAGTTCGAGCGGCTGGCCCCCGACGCCGACGACGCGACGGTGGAGCGGCTCGCGCGGCGGATGCTCGGATCGGCCCGCCGCTCGCGCAGGACCCACCCGGCGCTCCTGGACCTGACGTCCCGGTCCCCGCACGGTGAGCAGGCCGCCCAGGACGCCCTCGCCCGCGCGCTGGTGCAGTACTACCACCCGGCCCAGCTGCGGACCCTGCAACGGCTGCACGCCCTCCTCGAGGTCGGCGACCCGGTCGCCCCCGCTCCCACCCCACCCCCTGAGCACGGATCGAGCCCATGA
- the pcaH gene encoding protocatechuate 3,4-dioxygenase subunit beta: MTDSHESEPDDQETISREIAAAQQEDAPHGRRTATRLDFPAYRSSALRHPTKELRHVDPEGVELLAPVFGERDVDPSEADLTAQRGGEPIGERIRVAGRVLDGDGRPVRRQLVEVWQANAAGRYVHRRDQHPAPVDPHFTGVGRALTADDGSYSFVTIKPGPYPWRNHRNAWRPAHVHFSLFGTEFTQRLVTQMYFPGDPLLALDPIHQAVLDPAARERLVATYDHDLSEPEWLLGYRWDIVLTGPHATPLEEQDHA; this comes from the coding sequence ATGACCGACAGCCACGAGAGCGAACCGGATGACCAGGAGACGATCTCCCGGGAGATCGCCGCCGCCCAGCAGGAGGACGCACCGCACGGACGCCGTACGGCGACGCGGCTGGACTTCCCCGCCTACCGCAGCTCGGCGCTGCGGCACCCGACCAAGGAGCTGCGCCACGTCGACCCGGAAGGGGTCGAGCTGCTGGCGCCGGTCTTCGGCGAGCGCGACGTCGACCCGAGCGAGGCCGACCTCACGGCCCAGCGCGGCGGCGAGCCGATCGGTGAGCGGATCCGGGTCGCCGGGCGGGTGCTCGACGGCGACGGCCGGCCGGTGCGCCGCCAGCTCGTCGAGGTCTGGCAGGCCAACGCCGCCGGCCGCTACGTCCACCGGCGCGACCAGCACCCGGCGCCCGTCGACCCCCACTTCACCGGGGTCGGGCGGGCGCTCACCGCCGACGACGGCTCGTACTCCTTCGTGACGATCAAGCCCGGCCCCTACCCGTGGCGCAACCACCGCAACGCCTGGCGCCCCGCGCACGTGCACTTCTCGCTCTTCGGCACCGAGTTCACCCAGCGGCTCGTCACGCAGATGTACTTCCCCGGCGACCCGCTCCTCGCGCTCGACCCGATCCACCAGGCGGTCCTCGACCCGGCGGCGCGGGAGCGGCTCGTCGCGACCTACGACCACGACCTGTCGGAGCCGGAGTGGCTCCTGGGGTACCGGTGGGACATCGTGCTCACCGGCCCGCACGCCACCCCCCTGGAGGAGCAGGACCATGCCTGA
- a CDS encoding AAA family ATPase yields MHGLFTYLDTSREDATESTRTTDPHFHPLSHGQSFTAMLATSRFDGPGLFVMDEPEAGLSFTAQLALLGELGGLRDRPGTQVLVATHSPVVASLPGATVLELDEDGYHETSWDELELVQHHRRFLQRPGSYLRHLGGPAEDGRADPT; encoded by the coding sequence ATGCACGGCCTGTTCACCTACCTCGACACCTCGCGCGAGGACGCGACCGAGAGCACCCGCACGACCGACCCCCACTTCCACCCCCTCAGCCACGGGCAGTCGTTCACGGCCATGCTGGCCACCAGCCGGTTCGACGGGCCCGGTCTGTTCGTCATGGACGAGCCCGAGGCCGGCCTGTCCTTCACCGCGCAGCTCGCGCTGCTGGGCGAGCTCGGTGGGCTGCGGGACCGCCCCGGCACGCAGGTGCTCGTCGCCACCCACTCGCCGGTCGTCGCCAGCCTGCCGGGAGCGACCGTCCTCGAGCTCGACGAGGACGGCTACCACGAGACGAGCTGGGACGAGCTGGAGCTGGTCCAGCACCACCGCCGGTTCCTGCAGCGACCGGGCAGCTATCTGCGCCACCTCGGCGGGCCGGCCGAGGACGGCCGGGCCGACCCGACGTGA
- the speB gene encoding agmatinase: MEPPRVSPGGPVDATVVPRYAGDGTFARLERLDRLPQADTVIWGVPFDSGVSYRPSARFGPQHVRQSSRLLRPYNPALAVAPFERRLVADAGDLGVNPFDLGEAIAGIEEAATALAGTGRTLVTLGGDHTVALPLLRVQHAQHGPVAVLHFDAHLDTWDTYFGAPYTHGTPFRRASEEGLVDLGHSVHVGIRGPLYSKLDLDESEQLGFTAVHARDFVRHPVDDVVDRVRARLGDRPVYVSVDIDVLDPAHAPGTGTPEAGGLTSRELLEVLRGLDGLNLVGADVVEVSPAYDHAELTGIAAAHVVYELLSVLPTAPPRTGAARRAG; this comes from the coding sequence CTGGAGCCGCCGCGCGTCTCGCCCGGCGGCCCCGTCGACGCGACCGTCGTCCCGCGCTACGCCGGGGACGGCACCTTCGCCCGGCTCGAGCGCCTCGACCGGCTGCCGCAGGCCGATACGGTGATCTGGGGCGTGCCCTTCGACAGCGGGGTGAGCTACCGACCCAGCGCCCGGTTCGGCCCGCAGCACGTGCGCCAGTCCTCGCGGCTGCTGCGGCCCTACAACCCGGCGCTCGCCGTCGCGCCGTTCGAGCGGCGCCTCGTCGCCGACGCCGGCGACCTCGGCGTCAACCCGTTCGACCTCGGCGAGGCCATCGCCGGCATCGAGGAGGCGGCCACGGCACTGGCCGGCACGGGTCGCACGCTCGTCACCCTCGGCGGCGACCACACCGTCGCGCTGCCGCTGCTGCGCGTCCAGCACGCGCAGCACGGCCCCGTCGCGGTCCTGCACTTCGACGCGCACCTCGACACGTGGGACACGTACTTCGGGGCGCCGTACACCCACGGCACGCCGTTCCGGCGGGCGTCCGAGGAGGGTCTCGTCGACCTCGGGCACTCGGTGCACGTCGGGATCCGGGGCCCGCTGTACTCCAAGCTCGACCTCGACGAGAGCGAGCAGCTCGGCTTCACCGCCGTGCACGCCCGCGACTTCGTCCGGCACCCGGTCGACGACGTCGTCGATCGGGTGCGGGCCCGGCTGGGGGACCGGCCGGTCTACGTCTCGGTCGACATCGACGTCCTCGACCCCGCGCACGCCCCGGGCACCGGGACGCCCGAGGCCGGCGGCCTGACCAGCCGCGAGCTGCTTGAGGTCCTGCGCGGTCTCGACGGGCTGAACCTCGTCGGCGCCGACGTCGTCGAGGTCTCGCCGGCCTACGACCACGCCGAGCTGACCGGGATCGCGGCCGCGCACGTCGTCTACGAGCTCCTCAGCGTCCTGCCCACCGCCCCGCCCCGCACCGGCGCCGCCCGCCGGGCAGGATGA
- the pcaG gene encoding protocatechuate 3,4-dioxygenase subunit alpha produces MPEPTPGQTVGPFFHDALPVEGGDRLVPGGSPGAVRLHGRVLDGRGDPVPDALLEIWQADPAGRVAQEHGSLRRDRVDAGVFTGFGRAATDADGAYVFTTLEPGATAPGAAPFVAMTVFARGLLDRLFTRVYLPDDVALAADPFLGMLSPEERSTLVARREHDGSLRFDVRLQGDGETVFLRFPRGSR; encoded by the coding sequence ATGCCTGAGCCGACCCCGGGTCAGACCGTCGGCCCGTTCTTCCACGACGCGCTCCCCGTCGAGGGGGGCGACCGGCTCGTCCCCGGCGGTTCGCCGGGCGCCGTCCGGCTGCACGGGCGGGTCCTCGACGGCCGGGGCGACCCCGTGCCCGACGCCCTGCTCGAGATCTGGCAGGCCGACCCCGCCGGACGGGTCGCGCAGGAGCACGGGTCGTTGCGCCGGGACCGCGTCGACGCGGGCGTGTTCACCGGCTTCGGTCGAGCCGCGACCGACGCGGACGGGGCCTACGTGTTCACGACGCTCGAGCCGGGGGCGACGGCGCCGGGCGCGGCGCCCTTCGTCGCGATGACGGTGTTCGCCCGCGGGCTGCTCGACCGACTGTTCACCCGCGTGTACCTCCCGGACGACGTGGCGCTCGCCGCAGATCCTTTCCTGGGCATGCTGTCGCCCGAGGAGCGCTCGACGCTGGTGGCTCGTCGCGAGCACGACGGGTCGCTGCGCTTCGACGTCCGGCTCCAGGGGGACGGCGAGACCGTCTTCCTCCGTTTCCCGCGGGGCTCCCGGTGA